The nucleotide sequence TGTAGTAGCTGTAGAAACCGGAAGAcaaaaacatagaaaaataGAATTGAATAATCATGTCTTGttctaaaaattgaattgaattgaatcagCAGCATAGGAACAACACAACAGCATAGGAACATAATAGAATTGAATCAAACAACATAGAAAATCAAGGATTAAGTTTcccccaattttttatttctagggTTCAAGGCTTCAACCAAACTGAAGTGAAAAGGAATCAAATTATAACTATTAAGAGAACAAACTGAAGTGAAAGGAATCAAAATCAAAGGAATGAAACATGATAGAATGAAGGAGAAGAACAAACTTGAATTGAAaatcaagaaaacaacaaactgAACTGAGGTGTATGAGAGTTTAGAGGAGCACCGTGCTGGTGCTGCCTCCATATCGTCGTCGCCGTGAATCGTGATGCACTTATGTTGCCGCCGTTCGTCGCGTCGCCGAAGGTGAAGAGTGGGGAGACCGTGAGGCGTGAGAGGTGAGAAGAATCACGTTTTGATATGTGAGGATGGAGAGGAGAGGGGGTACCGAGAGAGAGGCAGACAAAAACAATTGTGGTGTGGATTCCGGGAGAGGAGACCGTGCGCGAGAGATTGAGAGGTGAGAAGAAGAATCGCGTTTtcagtatataatttttttttttaattaggggGGTGCCGTGGCACCTGGGGTCTCAATAGAGATCCGCCCCTGTTCAGCGGTGAAGCGGTTGTATTTCAGCTGACATTCAACAACAACGCCTGTCTtcatatcatcataatcatcatttcttactttctttcttccaaattttcaattgaatttCTCAAATTCGTGTTTTTTCACGTCACGCAAagcattgaattgaattgattcaTCGTTATCATCGAAGAGAAGTTGTTGTTTAACAATATTGCTAGATTGGAAAATGTTATCTTTGGAGTTTTTTGATAGGAACCCTTGGCTGCTTCTTCTTCCTCTAATCTTCCTTATGTCTGCTTCTTCTAGAACGGTCGTGGAGATATAGGGCCGCCGGCGTCCGGCGGTGAGAGGAAAAGGGAGAGGCAGCTATCAACAATGAAGATGACGAGAGGAATCAGATGAATTAGTCTCTATTTTAAGCTTTTAGTATTAGCCCTTGGATTTTATTTTTGCCATGTGTCATTTATCCATGCATTGGAGAGGAGTAAATGGAGGAATAAATGGAGCAGAGATGAACTCATCTCCAATGGGGGTCCTTACTTAACAAGGACCGCTCTCTGTTAAGGACCCTccattggaagaagaaaaaatgagtccCCGTTAAGGAACGAAAAACTATATAAGGACCCTCTCTCTCGGGTAACTAACGGGTCCAAcatttaaaaaagtaataaaatgtgtACTACTTATCCCACTTGCATAAAGgagtaataaaatatgtactACTTGGTCTCACTTATAAAAAGGAgtaatagaaaaattatttcttttaatgaTGTAAAGATAATGAGACATATTTAAGTACTTTTCATCGGAGTCCTTCTTAGAGTATTGCCATTAAAATCATTGAATCCTTAATaggtacttttattaaaaaattataaataagtgatgtgACATATGGGATCCATTTAAGGagtcattgataaaaaaaactttcataGTGGATGCTCTTAGAGTATTGCCTTAAACGGCATGAAGTTAGGTCGGTAACCGCAAAGAAGAAGGGAAGATCAAGACAAATTTGCTAACTATCCATTTATACATAACATCTTTCACTgaataaacaaatcaaattataGATTAAGAGAATCCGGAGTTTGAATCACCTCAAATACTCGAGGGACCGTTtcaaaaagaaagacaaaaacaatttaatgttaaaatattaaatgcatTAGATATGCTTTCCTTCTCTCCAAAATGGACCCTTACTTGAAAGGGATCCAGAGCAACTCAATTTATCGTTTTTCAATGGATTGATCTCTGATTTCAGAGCAACTCAATGGAGACAATAGGATTAGTGAAATGCTACTGTTGTATAATTGAATCAATTCAATTCATGTACTATGCATAACTGCACAAtgataaagttaaaaaaaaaaaagcatttaagTTGGCGACCGAGTACGAGTACGATTTGtacaacaacattaaataataaacatatataaatatacaacTCAAAATCTGGAACTCCAAACTTATATATGTGAGTATATAATAATGAATATAAATGGGCCAATCGCCAATAGTTCGCCTTAAATCTCTCTACCTCAGTCAGTAAGCCAATCTTCCTCTATCCATAACTTTAATCCATTCACTATGTTTCATTAACATCAATAAATTTGGCCAAACTACATTCCAACGATGATAGGAGTTACATAGTTCAGAGCACATGCGGTAGCAGGTCACATAAAGATTTCGATTTCTTGCACAAGAACGGACCCAGAAAAGCAATAGGCCAAAGATCTGAATGAGAAAATCAAGTTATGATGATACAAGCTTCCATGTTCCTATAAAGTTTTATTCAGTTCTCATCAAGAGCAATATCAGCAGGGTCTCCTATCCAAGGTCTCCCTTCCCTCCATCGAAATCTTATTCTTAGTTTACCATTTGCATCTACTCCTACAACATGCCCCCTGCTGGCGTGCGTCTCCATCCCCCATCCCCACCGTGGTGATACAAGTCCATCTCTGATCCTTACTTTGTCCCCCACTTTATACGGTCTAACCCGTTCCATTTCACTTGCCTTACAAAGCCATAATCTCTCCACAAAACAGAATGACACCCATAAATTATCATCTTCCACCCGATGCACCACCCCGATGCTTGAATGACTCACTTCCCCCCAATGGTGGGTTGGAGTGGAAACTGATGCTCTAACCCTTACCCAGTCTCCAATACATAGCTCCTTCTCTTCTACCACCTCCACTTCTGATGGGTCTAACATCCATGTTCTTGAACCCGCTGGAGTGTATATCCGAAGTTTTCCATCAGCATCAATTGCTTGTATAGTACCAATACTAGCATGGGTGTGCCCTGACCACCCAAACCTAGGTTGTTTTACATTTTGTTTAACTCTAACCTTCTGTCCCACAATGAGTTTGTCAACTCTTTCAAGATGGGAACTTGGTCCCACCCATTTTTCTTGTTCCCCACAAAAGCCAACAAACGTGCTTCTGTCAGTTTCACCTCCTTCATAACCTATTCCTTGAACGACACCGACACTACCTGGGCCAATTGATTTCCAATTATTTACGTTTTCTTTCAGCCTCACCCACTCTCCCACTTCAAAGATTTGTTCTGCCTGAGATCTGAAGGATCGCCTTTCCACAGTCCCGACAAACCAAAGAATGCAACCCTGACTTCTCCATCCGCATGAATACTGGTTATAATACCTTGAGATTCAGGCTGAGCCCCGCCCCAACCAAACCTGGGTTCAGCCAAACCAGGTCGGAACCTAACATACTGCCCGACTTTAAAGCTAGGAACCTTTTCAACATCTGTATAATGAGTGATCCACTTCCCTTTACGGAAACAGCAAGCCAACTCCAAATATCCAGAATCCTGTACACTATGCACAACAGCTAAACTCTCTCTCCCAACACTATTCCAGTCATAACTTGGTCTATTTCCCAGGCTTGGTTTAGAGCGTACCCAATCTCCAACCTCAAATCCTGGAAGTCGTTCTGCATCTCCAGGAGAAACTTTCCACAAGCTCTGCCTACCAGTGACCCTCGcctacaaacaaaaaacatttaaaacacATATTGTCTGATGTAACCTCAAGATGAAATCAAATACTAATTAGCATTtgcaaaaatttgattttagccATATAAAGTGGCAAAATTCCCCCACATATATGCTATTACCTAGGCAATATTTATATGGCTTTATAAGATTTAATACCAATCCGGGTCTATTACTATTTAGGTCCTGTTTCGTAGTAGTTATGGAACTGTACTTACATTGAGGGCACCATCCATGTCAATTCGCACTATTTTTCCAACAGTTGCTGCTGATTCATTTGACCACCCAAGCCGTGGCTGATTAACGGATTGCATCACACGAATTTCTTGTCCCACCTCAAAAGGAGGAACTTTCTCCACATCAGTGACCGAGCACGAAAAAGGCTTACTTCTGAAGCAAAAGGCAACACCCATATCGCCATCCTCTTACAAGCTATGAATTACACCAATACTGTTCCTTGTAATATCCTCCCATCCATATTTTGGAGAAGATACTGAAGCTTTCACTCTGACCCAATCTCCAACCTGATTTCAGATATATTAACAATTTAAATACAGGAAAACAATAATAAGGCATTACCCAGTAAGTACAAGGTAACAAACTTAAAATGGAAGCAAATGATCAACATCAACCAAAAGAATTGTCACCTTAAAATCTTCCACCTTCTCCATATCAGATGGATCAGCTTGCCATGGTATGGGTCGATTTGGTATTTCTATTATTAAGAGACCATCATTCTCAATCTCACTTATTCTTCCAACACTGTGATGTGTCTCACCACCCCAAGCATATCTAGGTTCTGCAACAGATCGCTTCACACATACCCTATCACCAATCTGTAAGACAAATACAAATCATGTAACAAAAATAGGACAAAAATATTAAGTCAGAGAATTAAAATAATCTACATTCCTCTTACCCTAAAAGGAGGAACATGCTCAATCTCCTCTGGTTCACAATGCCATGGATTTTGAACATAGCTCAACTCGACTAACAAACTACTGTCAGGTCGGATACAATATACAATGCCAATGGTTCCCGGTACCACATTTCCTAATCCATGCTTTGAAGTTGTAAGGGTTGGACGAACACGAACCCAATCTCCAACCTTGAACTCCTCAACCCGTTCCATCTCTGCTGGGTCAGCTTTCCATCCTCTGGATGCTCCAGGAAATCCAACACGGAGGATTCCATCCTCTGGGTCAACACATAATACTGTCCCAATGCTGTCACGTGACTGCCCACGCCAACCAAACCTAAAAGAAACAATGATCATCGAAGTTAAAGGCAAATGGGTGAAAGCACACAAGGCccaataaacaaaatttaacagACCAGACATAAGTTGGCGTCCTGTATATAACTTCTTCTGTTCATTTTTAGttgtaactaagatttttttacacataccaagaaaatcaataaattatgttacttttgataGAACTCTTTTTCGATAATATCATTAACTATTTATCATGCCACTCCACCTATTTATCTCACTGCAACTTAAGGATATAGTCGGCAACAATAgctaatgttgcattgaactttggaaACAAACACAATAGACATCTCTGGCATGTCCATCCCTAGAGTTGTTTTTCCAGCCATGTTCTATGTCCGTCCCTTTAGAGTTAGCTGCAGCTTGAGTGCAAGTTTGAACATATTTACGAATAATATCTTAGACAGAGAGAGTGATGGATATCATAATATATGAGGATAATTTGCGTTATTTTAGCGACACATGATTGGTCTCATTTTTAGGGATCTTGTAAGGAACCTTGTCTTATTCTTAGAAATTTTATCTGATCTTTAGTAAGTTACTTGCTCCCTTGATTAAGATCAGAAGTCTAGTACTTGACCTTTTTTGTTTTGCATATATAGGggttaggtttttttttgtcttccaTCGTATCAATCGAATCGAATGTCTAATACTATGCCAAGTCTCCGGTCTCAAATTTTTTCCTCACTAAACCCTATAACTTCAACCATCATTAAGATGTATATGGAAGCTATAGTGGTTTAatttctcttctccctcttatTTTACCTTCACTGTACATTTTTTTCCTGTTTCACAAATTGGAATTTGGAGAAGTTTAACTTTTTATCCCGTGGAAAAAATGGCATGATAACCAGAAGAGTTGTTACTAAAAGGAACAGAAACTCCTCCACATTACACAGGATCTATGCAATCTGTATGTGACTAGtgtttaaaaaagataaaaggaaCCCACCACCCACCACTGCAGGCGTTTAACTTAAAAAGCCATTACATTGCATGCATAAATAAGTGTTGCAGTTATGCAAACATCATACCTAGGTTCGTTTACATCTCCTTTCAGTTGTACATGCTGTCCCCTATCCAACGGTATGAGTTTTACAATTTCACTTGTCAGCACACGAACCTCGCCCGAACAAAATGAAACAATGAGATCATCATTATCTCTGCCTGGCACACTTTGCACAAAGCCAACACTATTTGGTTTAGCACCTTGCCACCCATGTTTTGGTTCTGTGACTGTTCTTTTAAACTTCACCCAATCTAATACGTCAAATCTACATATAGCAATaagtaaacaaattttaatgCATATTTGCTGCAtatggaaaaattataaatatcatatccagcaaaaaaaatccataaaatgtTTTTCACCCACGTTATAGGAGATAAATGAACTCCTCTATTCACGAGTGCCTCCATCAAATCTTCGGATAACCACTCTCGGGGTAGACCTTCTAAGATGTCTCGTAGTGTCTTGCCTCTATCACAAAACAAATCTATCAGTCACGGTAATGATTTGGAATTCAATGTGTCTAATATGCTGATGTAGACGAACAATTAACAGCTAAACACAAATATTTGTTGAGAATAACTATTCAGATGTTTAGAgactaaaaaataattgaaatttaatgaAAATGCAGTGTCTTAAGCTGTGAGCTTGTGACTTACCTGTGGTTTCTGACTTCAATATCAGCATCAGGATTCAATAGCATCACAACAAGCCAGTCCAGATTTTCACGTATCATTTTTGCTGTTTCAGCTGCTATATGGAAAGCattatcaccatcatcatcctGCACAAAAATTACATTAGAATCATAACTAACAAAGATGTAATTGTAAGCTTCCTTCCAAAAGATAGGGAAAATATTAACTTTCAATTATTTCCACCAAGTAAACAAaattcaaagtaaaaataagTTGCACATACTAATATTGGATCATGCACAAATGAAAGTGCAAAGGTTCAAATACATAGTTAATACAAGGAGCacgacaaataaaaaaaatatatacatttcaCTGTCATGGCAGCAAGGACATAATCCCAAATATATCAATTACAATTCATTCCAGAATTCAATTCagtcattttaattaatagaataCTCTCGATGTTCATTTTATGTCTTCTCCAGCATACTTGCTAAGCTTAAATAGCAATCATGTTCTCTAGACGTGATAACCCTCCAACCGCCTTTAACAGTTTAGTTTATCtaagatcaaaattaaattactcGAGAGTGGCTACAGCAAATACTGATCTCAGAAACAAACAAGTCATACCGTATAATGAAGATCTGGTGAAGTAAACAGATACAACTTTGTTTATGGAATAAGAAAACAGGGTAAATAAGACCTCATGTGCAATGACCAAAGAACCATCCACAATAATGCTACCAGATCAAACTttaacattattaattattcGAATTTGGGTGGTTACACCTAGCTCAAACACAAAAGCTAGCTCACGGGGCGAGTAATGCCTAAGTCTTATAAGAGCTACTTTGACCATATCTCTACTCTCAAGTCAATATGGGACCTCAACACACACATAGCATGACATCTAGAGTATGGATAAATGCGGATCGTTAATAACAGATCTAAGATATACTTCGATaccatattaaaatttcaaCTAGGCCCAACTCAACTGTAAAAGCTAGCTCAAGGGACTAGATTTGTACAAACCCTCTAAAAACTATTTTGGCCATATCTACTAGTAATGTGGGATCTTAACATTAATTATAGCTttagttataattataattatatatgtgaTCAAATGGAGGAAAGGAGAACTTGTAATAGAACCTGCAAATTACAATCCGCCCCAGCATCTAGAAGCAGCCCAACACATGTCTTTGCACCCCTAGCTAAGGCCAAGTGAAGAGGTATACTATTGTGCACATTTCGAATGTTCACATCAACACCAGCAGCAAGAATAACCTACTCAGAGCAAGCAAAACATATTAGCGCATTCAAAATATTTATGGATACATTGTCATTTTAAACAAGAAGGTGATCCACAAACCTGAACCAAGTCCACATCATTTGTCATAGCAGCTGTATGCAAAGCTGTCCTCCCATTCTGTGAATCTTGAGCAGATGGATCAGCTCCTGCTGTAAGCAATATCTGCACCAAGTCTCTCCCCTCTATATATGGCATGAACACAAAAGAAAAGATGATCAAACTATTTTGTAAAGAGAAGAAATAGCAAAAACAACTTTAAGAATATCCATGCATTAACTCTCAAATTTGAAGTGACTTTTGAAGGCAAACATGGGGATTCAACTGAACATTATTGAGTTATCACACCCAAGGGCATTACTTCAATTATGATCAAAATGAGCATAGCAATTAAACAATCTAACATTGTGATGATACTTTGCTTCCACCCAAACCCAGATGAATACATTGCTTCATGCTTGAGTTTTCTTCCTTTATTTCCTTATTACACTTTGCTCACAGTTTTTCTTGCACTGGAGGATTCCTTACCCTTCAAAAGTTGTTTCTCGCCTTTCTATCTGAATCCTTGAAATTGACATGTAGTCAATCTTCAAGGATTACTGGACAAATTTTGGATATCTTTTTCTTGAAACATCATCCTAGTGATTAAAATACAGCTAACATTACAGCTTTAAAATGGATGCAATATAACAACCAGGCGACCAAATATtgtagtaaataaataaatagccAATCCTCAAGATCACAATCAAGcaatgatgatttgcataccaCTTTCATGGTCTTTCTTAGAAGCGGCTGCCATGCACAAGGCAGTGCCAATAGGGCTTGGTATGTCAATTGCTTCAGCAATCTCATCAGCAGTTGCAACTTCCACCCATCTCTTCACAACAGAAACATTCCATGTTACTACACACAAGTGCAGCGGTCTACAACAACATAGAAAAATTGTATGATGATTTGCACATATGCGataattaataacaacaacagAACATTATCTCACTGTATGGGTACAATTATGAACAAAATGACACATAAGGAAAGCAATGTGATTCTCGAATTCTGGGTATGCTTAAATTATCAGATTAAGTTTGAATTGGATCTTTGGAAGAATAAAAGCAAAAAAGCTATCATCTTCAATGCCTAACCTAACAATAATCCCTAACTCATCAGAAAAGTAAAATCTTATTCCTAGGATACATGCATAAAAGCCCGAGATCTGTAAAGACCAAGAGAATATATAAATAACTATTCAAAAATCTTACAACATATGACAGAGAATTTTGCAGcaaaatataaaaggaaaacaCAGTGATGATGAAACAATAACTAGAATAACTAGCTTAACTTATGTAGTATAATGATACTCAGCTTCAATCATTATTGAAACCAGAAATGCAGATTCAATGTAAAATTGGTTTACAGAAATATATCATCCTGTTACCATCCTTAAATGTTTTCAATGATACAAGAGGATAAGAAATAATTAAAGTAATTCATAGCACCTCCTCCAGTCAAGCTACATCTTTCAACATGAAGGTACTATGCTATGACTGAAAAAAACATGCAGCGAACCAGAACACTATAGATGTGAAACTTCAAGTTGATGACAAATACACTTCCAAAAATCTGTTTTTCCTCAgtctaaaatataatatgttaACAAATATCCCAATAGTTAATCAAGTTTATATACCTCTACACTGACTACTATACAAATTCTAAGATATAGAAAATCGAATAAGTAGTTACTCACgtcaaattttttgaattcGAGATGGCCATTGATCTACAGCCTCCATTCACTATCACAAGAGCACAGTCTGTGAACTTCTTGGCAATTGCCCTATGAAGTACAGATTCACCTTCGTCATCCACTGCATTGGGATCAGCTCCAGCTAAAAGTAACTCCTGTTATTTGTCCCCAAATAATTTAGGTGAATATAGCATCAATAAAGAAAAGGAATCATTAAGTAAAATTTAGTGAAAACGCACTCGCATACAATCTGGCTGACCATGATAGGCACAAACGTGAGCTACTGATGGGCCCAAGCCATCTCTTAATCGTGATGTCACATTAGCATTTCTTTTGATAAGGCTACATCCACATTCATGGGACCCAGCTGCTAAAGCAAAAACAAGAGGAGGATCCCCGTCTTTGTCCAAGACATCAACATTTGCCTCTGGATAATCCAGAATTGTCTCGACCAGTTCTGCACTGCCACGTCTACAAGCCAAGTGGAGAGCTGTTTGCCCATCAGCATTTTGAGCTTCCAATAGAGAAGATATGAAGTTGCTTTC is from Medicago truncatula cultivar Jemalong A17 chromosome 1, MtrunA17r5.0-ANR, whole genome shotgun sequence and encodes:
- the LOC25480435 gene encoding LOW QUALITY PROTEIN: E3 ubiquitin-protein ligase KEG (The sequence of the model RefSeq protein was modified relative to this genomic sequence to represent the inferred CDS: inserted 1 base in 1 codon; substituted 2 bases at 2 genomic stop codons), which codes for MKIPCCSVCQTRYNEEERVPLLLQCGHGFCKECLSRMFSSSSDANLTCPRCRHVSTVGNSVQALRKNYAVLSLILSAADSAAAAGGGGGGDCDFTDDDEDRDDSEVDDGDDQKLDCRKNSRGSQASSSGGCAPVIEVGVHQDLKLVRRIGEGRRAGVEMWSAVIGGGRCKHQVAVKKVVLNEGMDLDWMLGKLEDLRRTSMXCRNVCTFHGAMKVDEGLCLVMDKCFGSVQSEMLRNEGRLTLEQVLRYGADIARGVGELHAAGVVCMSLKPSNLLLDANGHAVVSDYGLATILKKPSCWKARPECDSAKIHSCMECIMLSPHYTAPEAWEPVKKSLNLFWDDGIGISPESDAWSFGCTLVEMCTGAIPWAGLSAEEIYRQVVKAKKQPPQYASVVGGGIPRELWKMIGECLQFKPSKRPTFNAMLAIFLRHLQEIPRSPPASPDNDLVKGSVSNVTEASPVPELEIPQDPNRLHRLVSEGDVTGVRDFLAKAASENESNFISSLLEAQNADGQTALHLACRRGSAELVETILDYPEANVDVLDKDGDPPLVFALAAGSHECGCSLIKRNANVTSRLRDGLGPSVAHVCAYHGQPDCMRELLLAGADPNAVDDEGESVLHRAIAKKFTDCALVIVNGGCRSMAISNSKNLTPLHLCVVTWNVSVVKRWVEVATADEIAEAIDIPSPIGTALCMAAASKKDHESEGRDLVQILLTAGADPSAQDSQNGRTALHTAAMTNDVDLVQVILAAGVDVNIRNVHNSIPLHLALARGAKTCVGLLLDAGADCNLQDDDGDNAFHIAAETAKMIRENLDWLVVMLLNPDADIEVRNHRGKTLRDILEGLPREWLSEDLMEALVNRGVHLSPITFDVLDWVKFKRTVTEPKHGWQGAKPNSVGFVQSVPGRDNDDLIVSFCSGEVRVLTSEIVKLIPLDRGQHVQLKGDVNEPRFGWRGQSRDSIGTVLCVDPEDGILRVGFPGASRGWKADPAEMERVEEFKVGDWVRVRPTLTTSKHGLGNVVPGTIGIVYCIRPDSSLLVELSYVQNPWHCEPEEIEHVPPFRIGDRVCVKRSVAEPRYAWGGETHHSVGRISEIENDGLLIIEIPNRPIPWQADPSDMEKVEDFKVGDWVRVKASVSSPKYGWEDITRNSIGVIHSLXEDGDMGVAFCFRSKPFSCSVTDVEKVPPFEVGQEIRVMQSVNQPRLGWSNESAATVGKIVRIDMDGALNARVTGRQSLWKVSPGDAERLPGFEVGDWVRSKPSLGNRPSYDWNSVGRESLAVVHSVQDSGYLELACCFRKGKWITHYTDVEKVPSFKVGQYVRFRPGLAEPRFGWGGAQPESQGIITSIHADGEVRVAFFGLSGLWKGDPSDLXAEQIFEVGEWVRLKENVNNWKSIGPGSVGVVQGIGYEGGETDRSTFVGFCGEQEKWVGPSSHLERVDKLIVGQKVRVKQNVKQPRFGWSGHTHASIGTIQAIDADGKLRIYTPAGSRTWMLDPSEVEVVEEKELCIGDWVRVRASVSTPTHHWGEVSHSSIGVVHRVEDDNLWVSFCFVERLWLCKASEMERVRPYKVGDKVRIRDGLVSPRWGWGMETHASRGHVVGVDANGKLRIRFRWREGRPWIGDPADIALDEN